The following are from one region of the Stanieria cyanosphaera PCC 7437 genome:
- a CDS encoding alpha-D-glucose phosphate-specific phosphoglucomutase — MNIRTVSTTPFPDQKPGTSGLRKSVTVFQQPHYLENFVQSIFDALEGYQDQTLVLGGDGRYYNRQAIQTILKMAAANGVGRMLVGRGGILSTPAASAVIRQYQAFGGIILSASHNPGGPDGDFGIKYNITNGGPAPEKVTEAIYDRSKVINSYKILDVADINLDKLAVLRIGDMTVEVIDPVEPYARLMESLFDFAKIRQLLQSGFRMCMDSLHAVTGPYAVNIFEQRLGAPKGTVQNGVPLEDFGGGHPDPNLVYAHDLVEVLYGDNAPDFGAASDGDGDRNMILGRKFFVTPSDSLAILTANAHLVPGYKNGIAGVARSMPTSEAVDRVAEKLGIECYETPTGWKFFGNLLDAGKATLCGEESFGTGSNHVREKDGLWAVLFWLNILAVKGESVEQIVRDHWKTYGRNFYSRHDYEEVDSQRANELMTRLRNSFNELQGKQFGNYQVKYADDFSYTDPVDSSVSKNQGIRIGFTDGSRIVFRLSGTGTKGATLRVYLESYEPDASKHDIETQTALKDLINIAEEIAQIRKFTERETPTVIT; from the coding sequence ATGAACATCCGTACTGTATCGACTACTCCCTTTCCAGATCAAAAACCAGGTACATCAGGACTGCGTAAATCAGTTACAGTTTTTCAACAACCTCATTATCTAGAAAATTTTGTTCAATCAATTTTTGATGCTTTAGAAGGTTATCAGGATCAAACTTTAGTCTTAGGAGGTGATGGTCGCTACTACAATCGTCAAGCAATCCAAACTATTCTCAAAATGGCAGCAGCTAACGGCGTAGGACGGATGTTAGTTGGTCGGGGTGGAATTCTTTCTACTCCTGCTGCTTCGGCAGTAATTCGTCAATATCAGGCATTTGGGGGAATTATTCTGTCTGCAAGTCACAACCCAGGTGGCCCTGATGGTGATTTTGGCATTAAATACAATATTACTAATGGTGGTCCTGCCCCAGAAAAAGTTACCGAAGCAATTTACGACCGCTCAAAAGTTATTAACAGTTATAAAATACTTGATGTAGCTGATATCAATCTCGATAAATTAGCGGTTCTGCGTATAGGAGACATGACAGTAGAAGTCATCGATCCTGTTGAACCTTACGCCCGTTTGATGGAGTCTTTATTCGATTTTGCCAAGATTCGTCAGTTATTACAAAGTGGTTTTCGGATGTGCATGGACTCTCTTCACGCGGTAACAGGTCCCTATGCAGTCAACATCTTTGAACAACGGTTAGGCGCACCGAAAGGAACTGTTCAAAATGGTGTTCCGCTAGAAGATTTTGGTGGCGGACATCCCGATCCTAATTTAGTTTATGCCCATGATTTAGTAGAAGTTCTCTATGGCGATAATGCACCCGATTTTGGGGCAGCTTCTGATGGTGATGGCGATCGCAATATGATCTTGGGACGCAAATTTTTCGTTACTCCTAGTGACAGTCTGGCAATTTTGACCGCCAATGCCCATCTAGTACCTGGTTATAAAAATGGTATCGCAGGAGTAGCGCGATCAATGCCTACTAGTGAAGCAGTTGATCGAGTTGCAGAAAAACTAGGCATAGAATGTTATGAAACCCCTACTGGTTGGAAATTCTTCGGTAATTTGTTAGACGCAGGCAAAGCTACTCTTTGTGGAGAAGAAAGTTTTGGCACTGGTTCTAATCATGTCCGTGAAAAAGATGGATTGTGGGCAGTTTTATTCTGGCTTAATATCCTAGCAGTAAAAGGTGAATCTGTAGAACAAATTGTGCGCGACCACTGGAAAACCTACGGACGCAATTTCTATTCTCGTCACGACTATGAAGAAGTTGATTCTCAACGTGCTAATGAATTGATGACAAGATTACGTAATTCCTTTAATGAACTTCAAGGTAAACAATTCGGTAATTATCAAGTAAAGTACGCTGATGATTTTAGTTACACTGATCCCGTTGATAGTAGTGTCAGTAAAAATCAAGGTATTCGCATTGGTTTTACTGATGGTTCTCGGATCGTTTTTCGTCTTTCTGGAACAGGAACTAAAGGTGCAACTTTAAGAGTGTATTTAGAAAGTTATGAACCAGATGCCAGCAAACATGATATCGAAACTCAAACAGCACTTAAAGATTTAATTAATATAGCCGAAGAAATTGCTCAAATTCGTAAGTTTACTGAACGAGAAACCCCGACAGTGATTACTTAA
- a CDS encoding tetratricopeptide repeat protein — translation MAYFCRLFWLLVLFIIFFGQQPTFAASDDVVRYHASDFFNYGLENVRQQNYQEALSNFTKVINLNSYLVHAAYSNRCLVNLQLNNYDAAKSDCAIALQRNPDNLEALLNLGLIYVQLKDYSAAIAQYQQIINRNDHDYRAYYNRGLAYFAMQDYQQAVADYSQALTSPNLTTNADRILITSDRGLAYLMLADYDKARADFNQTINLDPLNEWAYFNRACCHHRQGNYWAAIKDFTQVLQFNPAQTQVYVNRSWLYHLLGLEQAAFKDLNTALQQYQAQEDFQAYQRTITLKEKLKQIISQSTLSQWG, via the coding sequence ATGGCTTATTTTTGTCGTCTATTCTGGCTTTTGGTCTTATTTATAATATTTTTCGGACAACAACCTACTTTTGCTGCATCAGATGATGTTGTTCGTTATCATGCTTCAGATTTTTTTAATTATGGTTTAGAAAATGTACGTCAACAGAATTATCAAGAAGCTCTTAGCAATTTTACTAAGGTGATTAATCTCAATAGTTACTTAGTTCATGCTGCTTATAGCAATCGTTGTTTAGTTAATCTTCAACTAAATAATTATGATGCTGCTAAATCTGATTGTGCGATCGCTTTGCAAAGAAATCCTGATAATTTAGAAGCTTTACTGAATTTGGGTTTAATTTATGTTCAATTGAAGGATTATTCGGCAGCTATTGCTCAATATCAACAAATAATTAACCGTAATGACCATGATTATCGAGCTTATTATAATCGAGGATTAGCTTATTTTGCCATGCAAGATTATCAACAAGCTGTTGCTGATTATAGTCAAGCTTTAACTTCTCCCAATTTAACTACTAATGCAGATCGAATTTTGATTACGAGCGATCGCGGTTTGGCTTATTTAATGTTAGCTGATTATGACAAAGCCAGAGCAGATTTTAATCAAACTATTAACCTCGATCCTCTCAATGAGTGGGCTTATTTTAATCGTGCGTGTTGTCATCATCGACAAGGAAATTATTGGGCAGCGATCAAGGATTTTACTCAAGTTTTACAATTTAATCCTGCTCAAACTCAAGTTTATGTCAATCGAAGCTGGTTGTATCATCTATTAGGTTTAGAACAGGCTGCGTTTAAAGATTTAAATACAGCTTTACAACAGTATCAAGCACAAGAAGATTTTCAAGCTTATCAACGAACTATTACTCTTAAAGAAAAACTAAAACAAATTATTTCTCAATCAACCTTGAGTCAATGGGGGTAA
- the gap gene encoding type I glyceraldehyde-3-phosphate dehydrogenase, whose product MAKVKVAINGFGRIGRLVFRAGLNNPNIEFCCINDLVPPENIAYLLKYDSTHGRFAGTVESQSDGIVVNGKFIPCVSIRNPEELPWSKYGVEYVVESTGLFTTHETASKHLTAGAKRVVISAPTKDPERVKTLLVGVNHQTFDPSKDTIVSNASCTTNCLAPIAKVINDNFGLAEGLMTTVHAMTATQPTVDGPSKKDFRGGRSAAQNIIPASTGAAKAVTLVLPELKGKLTGMAFRVPTPDVSAVDLTFRTEKATSYQEICAAMKQAAEGEMKGILGYTEEPVVSTDFTSDPHSSIFDAGAGIELNSNFFKVVAWYDNEWGYSCRMLDLILSMANQEAEMAVTA is encoded by the coding sequence ATGGCAAAAGTCAAAGTGGCTATTAATGGTTTTGGTCGCATTGGAAGATTAGTCTTTCGTGCTGGATTAAACAATCCTAATATTGAATTTTGTTGTATCAATGACTTAGTACCGCCAGAAAATATAGCCTATCTCCTCAAATACGATTCCACTCATGGACGTTTTGCTGGTACTGTTGAAAGTCAATCCGATGGCATTGTCGTCAATGGCAAGTTTATACCCTGTGTTTCGATCAGAAATCCAGAAGAATTACCTTGGAGTAAGTATGGAGTAGAATATGTAGTCGAGTCTACGGGTTTATTTACTACCCACGAGACAGCTTCCAAACACCTAACCGCAGGTGCAAAAAGAGTAGTGATTTCTGCTCCCACGAAAGATCCTGAAAGAGTGAAAACCTTATTAGTAGGGGTGAATCATCAAACCTTTGATCCAAGTAAAGATACAATTGTTTCTAATGCTAGTTGTACTACAAACTGTCTAGCTCCGATTGCCAAAGTAATTAATGATAACTTTGGTTTAGCAGAAGGGTTAATGACTACAGTTCACGCCATGACGGCTACTCAACCCACTGTTGATGGTCCTAGTAAAAAAGATTTTCGAGGAGGACGAAGTGCAGCCCAAAATATTATCCCTGCTTCTACTGGTGCAGCAAAAGCAGTAACTTTAGTTTTACCAGAACTCAAAGGCAAATTAACAGGCATGGCATTTCGCGTACCAACACCAGACGTTTCTGCTGTCGATTTAACCTTCCGTACCGAAAAAGCTACCAGTTATCAGGAAATTTGTGCTGCGATGAAACAAGCAGCCGAAGGAGAAATGAAAGGAATTTTAGGTTATACCGAAGAGCCTGTGGTTTCAACCGATTTTACCAGCGATCCCCATTCTAGTATTTTTGATGCCGGCGCAGGAATTGAGCTTAATTCCAACTTCTTCAAAGTTGTTGCTTGGTATGACAACGAATGGGGTTACTCTTGTCGAATGCTGGATTTAATTTTATCAATGGCAAACCAAGAAGCTGAAATGGCAGTAACCGCTTAG
- the eno gene encoding phosphopyruvate hydratase: MLNNSEAIIEAIAAREILDSRGRPTVEAEVRLVSGATGLAQVPSGASTGSFEAHELRDEDNHRYGGKGVLKAVRNIEEKITPELIDLDAFDQATIDHKMIDRDGSSNKKYLGANAILAVSLATAKAAAEELQIPLYRYLGGPLSNVLPVPMMNVINGGAHADNNVDFQEFMIMPVGADSFKEALRWGAEVFASLSKVLKEKNLLSGVGDEGGYAPNLGSNQEALELLITAIEKAGYQPGSQIALAMDVAASEFYQDGQYVYDGAAHSPDEFIDYLAQLVNQYPIISIEDALHEDDWSNWKTLTDKLGSRIQLVGDDLFVTNPTRLQKGIDAGVGNAILIKLNQIGTLTETLATIDLATRSGYRSVISHRSGETEDTTIADLAVATRAGQIKTGSLCRSERVAKYNRLLRIEEELGDRAIYAGKISLSPKC, translated from the coding sequence ATGCTCAACAACTCAGAAGCCATCATTGAGGCGATCGCTGCAAGAGAAATTTTAGATTCCCGTGGTCGTCCTACTGTAGAAGCAGAGGTACGTTTAGTTAGTGGAGCAACTGGACTGGCTCAAGTTCCTAGTGGTGCATCAACAGGCTCTTTTGAAGCCCATGAATTGAGAGATGAAGATAATCATCGTTATGGTGGTAAAGGTGTACTCAAAGCAGTCAGAAATATTGAGGAAAAAATTACTCCTGAATTAATCGATTTGGATGCTTTTGACCAAGCTACGATCGATCATAAAATGATTGACCGCGATGGTTCATCAAATAAAAAGTATTTGGGAGCAAATGCGATTTTAGCGGTTTCTTTAGCAACGGCAAAAGCAGCAGCCGAAGAATTACAAATACCTCTTTATCGTTATTTAGGAGGACCTTTATCTAATGTTCTTCCCGTACCAATGATGAATGTCATTAATGGTGGGGCGCACGCAGATAATAACGTCGATTTTCAAGAATTCATGATTATGCCTGTGGGTGCGGATTCTTTTAAAGAAGCTTTGCGTTGGGGCGCAGAAGTATTTGCCTCTCTGAGTAAAGTATTGAAAGAAAAAAACTTACTTTCTGGAGTAGGAGATGAAGGTGGTTACGCGCCTAATTTGGGTTCTAACCAAGAAGCCCTAGAATTACTAATTACTGCCATCGAAAAAGCAGGTTATCAACCAGGCTCACAAATTGCTTTGGCAATGGATGTAGCTGCCAGTGAATTCTATCAAGATGGTCAATATGTTTATGATGGTGCTGCTCATTCTCCTGACGAATTTATTGATTATTTGGCACAGTTAGTTAATCAGTATCCAATTATTTCTATTGAAGACGCACTTCACGAAGATGATTGGAGTAATTGGAAAACTCTGACTGACAAATTAGGTTCTCGAATTCAGTTAGTAGGAGATGACTTGTTTGTAACCAATCCTACCCGCCTTCAAAAAGGCATTGACGCAGGAGTTGGTAATGCAATTTTAATTAAACTCAATCAAATTGGTACTCTTACCGAAACCCTAGCCACCATTGATCTAGCCACTCGTTCTGGTTATCGTTCCGTGATCTCTCATCGTTCTGGTGAGACTGAAGATACTACCATTGCAGACTTAGCAGTTGCAACTCGTGCTGGACAGATCAAAACAGGTTCTTTATGTCGTAGTGAACGGGTAGCTAAATATAATCGTTTGTTACGAATTGAAGAAGAATTAGGCGATCGCGCTATTTATGCTGGAAAAATTAGTTTAAGTCCTAAATGTTAA
- a CDS encoding glycogen/starch/alpha-glucan phosphorylase: MEMNLFNNKDGHSVEKTISIPESTNLNVETNIKIEDDRTGMSVETLKRAFSDNLFYLLGKDESNATLRDYYEALAYTVRDRLLHRFVKTGRTYYEENVKVVSYLSAEFLMGRHLENNLVNLGIYDKMQQVVAESGLNLEELIEQEPDPGLGNGGLGRLAACFLDSLASLEMPAIGYGIRYEFGIFHQALRDGWQAEIPDNWLLYQNPWEIIRPEDTVEVKLGGHTEGYHDDKGNYRVYWIPDRIIRAIPYDTPVPGYQTNTVNSLRLWKAEASESFNFEAFNAGNYDSAVAEKISSETISKVLYPNDNTPQGRELRLAQQYFFVAASLHDLIRIHLHLHPNLSNFHERAAIQLNDTHPAIAVAELMRLFLDEHGIDWDQAWDITQKTLAYTNHTLMPEALERWSVKLFEKLLPRHLEIIYEINHRFLEDVRTWFPEDENLLSALSIIEEGDEKQVRMANLACVGAHAINGVAALHTELLKKDTLKTFARLWPEKFVNKTNGVTPRRWILLSNPKLSELVTEKIGDGWLKNLNQMREIEKFLDDPEFCRRWRQIKRANKANLAAYIKKTRNIEVNVDSIFDVQVKRIHEYKRQHLAVLEIITLYNRIKINPNIQIVPRTFIFGGKAAPGYFMAKLIIKLINSVAEVVNRDPDVRGRLKIVFLPNFNVSLGQRIYPAADLSEQISTAGKEASGTGNMKFAMNGALTIGTLDGANIEIREEAGAENFFLFGLTAEEVYEMKAQGYEPMDYYQNNRELRAVINRISRGDFSHGDTKLFKPIIDSLLYHDPYMLLADYQAYVDCQDQVSKAYQDQDQWTRMSILNSARMGKFSSDRTIQEYCDEIWELKPVSIDLDAYSQQKSAIKAIF, from the coding sequence ATGGAAATGAATCTCTTCAATAATAAAGATGGTCACTCTGTTGAAAAAACCATCTCCATTCCAGAGTCTACCAATCTTAACGTAGAAACTAACATCAAGATTGAAGATGATCGCACGGGGATGAGTGTAGAAACCCTCAAACGAGCTTTTTCGGATAACTTATTTTATCTGTTGGGCAAAGATGAATCCAACGCGACATTAAGAGATTATTACGAAGCTTTAGCTTACACTGTTAGAGATAGGTTGTTGCATCGCTTTGTTAAAACAGGCAGAACTTACTACGAAGAAAACGTCAAAGTTGTTTCCTATCTTTCGGCAGAATTTTTGATGGGTCGTCACCTAGAAAATAACTTAGTTAATCTAGGTATCTACGATAAAATGCAACAGGTAGTTGCAGAATCTGGTCTAAATTTAGAAGAACTAATTGAACAAGAACCAGATCCAGGTTTAGGTAATGGTGGTTTAGGCAGACTAGCAGCCTGTTTTCTTGATTCTTTAGCTAGTCTGGAAATGCCTGCCATAGGTTACGGAATTCGCTATGAATTTGGCATCTTTCACCAAGCTTTACGGGATGGTTGGCAAGCAGAAATTCCTGATAATTGGTTACTTTATCAAAATCCTTGGGAAATCATTCGTCCCGAAGATACCGTAGAAGTCAAATTAGGCGGACACACCGAAGGCTATCACGACGACAAAGGTAACTACCGAGTCTACTGGATTCCCGATCGCATTATCCGAGCGATCCCCTATGATACTCCTGTCCCTGGATACCAAACTAATACAGTTAATTCTCTCCGTCTTTGGAAAGCAGAAGCTAGTGAATCGTTCAACTTTGAAGCTTTTAACGCTGGTAATTATGACTCGGCAGTAGCGGAAAAAATTAGCTCGGAAACAATTTCCAAGGTCCTTTATCCCAATGACAACACTCCCCAAGGCAGAGAATTAAGACTAGCACAACAATACTTCTTTGTGGCTGCTTCTCTTCATGACTTGATTCGGATTCATCTTCACTTACATCCCAATTTATCTAATTTCCACGAACGAGCAGCCATTCAACTCAATGATACCCATCCTGCGATCGCAGTAGCTGAATTGATGCGCTTGTTTCTTGATGAACATGGTATTGATTGGGATCAAGCTTGGGATATCACCCAAAAAACTCTAGCTTATACCAACCACACTTTGATGCCAGAAGCCTTAGAAAGATGGTCTGTAAAGCTGTTTGAAAAACTTTTACCCAGACATTTAGAAATTATCTACGAAATTAATCATCGTTTCCTAGAAGATGTTCGTACTTGGTTTCCTGAAGATGAAAACTTACTAAGCGCACTCTCCATTATTGAAGAAGGAGACGAAAAACAGGTCAGAATGGCAAACTTAGCCTGTGTAGGCGCGCACGCTATTAATGGTGTAGCAGCACTTCATACCGAACTCCTCAAAAAAGATACCCTCAAAACTTTTGCTAGACTTTGGCCAGAAAAATTTGTCAACAAAACCAATGGAGTAACTCCTCGTCGCTGGATTCTTCTCAGTAATCCCAAATTATCGGAACTGGTAACAGAAAAAATTGGTGATGGCTGGCTCAAAAATTTAAACCAAATGCGAGAAATTGAAAAATTTCTTGACGATCCCGAATTTTGTCGACGTTGGCGTCAAATTAAACGAGCAAATAAAGCAAATCTGGCTGCTTATATCAAGAAAACTAGAAATATTGAAGTTAATGTTGACTCAATTTTCGATGTTCAAGTCAAACGTATTCACGAATACAAACGTCAGCATCTAGCTGTCCTGGAAATTATTACTCTCTACAATCGCATTAAAATCAATCCTAATATTCAGATTGTTCCTCGTACCTTTATCTTTGGTGGAAAAGCAGCACCTGGTTACTTCATGGCAAAATTAATTATTAAATTGATTAATTCTGTCGCCGAAGTAGTTAATCGCGATCCCGATGTTCGTGGTCGCCTCAAAATCGTCTTTTTACCCAATTTCAACGTTTCTTTAGGACAAAGAATCTATCCTGCTGCTGACTTATCCGAACAAATTTCTACTGCTGGTAAAGAAGCTTCTGGTACAGGCAATATGAAATTTGCCATGAATGGAGCATTAACCATTGGTACTCTTGACGGCGCAAATATAGAAATTCGCGAAGAAGCTGGAGCAGAAAACTTCTTCTTATTTGGTTTAACGGCTGAAGAAGTATACGAAATGAAAGCCCAAGGTTATGAACCAATGGATTATTACCAAAATAATCGGGAATTAAGGGCTGTAATTAATCGTATTTCCAGAGGAGATTTTAGTCACGGAGATACCAAACTGTTTAAACCAATCATCGATTCACTGCTATATCATGACCCTTATATGCTCTTGGCAGACTATCAAGCTTATGTAGATTGTCAAGACCAAGTTAGTAAAGCTTATCAAGACCAAGATCAGTGGACGCGGATGTCAATTTTAAACTCTGCTCGAATGGGTAAATTTTCTTCAGACCGCACTATTCAAGAATATTGTGACGAAATTTGGGAATTAAAACCAGTTTCCATCGATCTTGATGCTTATAGCCAACAAAAATCCGCTATTAAGGCTATTTTTTAA
- a CDS encoding HNH endonuclease, giving the protein MLRFSWFKIDRHTLVVKRSSPDDPELKEYWENRNKKRNLSEAEKLNKIQQKVAKKQEYICSICGESIFDDEPLHLHHIIPRCKGGKDEAKNLVWLHQYCHHKVHYQKE; this is encoded by the coding sequence ATGCTCAGATTCAGTTGGTTCAAAATTGATAGACACACTCTTGTAGTCAAAAGGTCTTCACCTGATGACCCAGAATTAAAAGAATACTGGGAAAACAGAAACAAGAAGAGAAACCTATCAGAAGCCGAAAAACTGAATAAAATCCAACAAAAAGTGGCTAAAAAACAGGAATATATATGCTCAATCTGTGGTGAATCAATATTTGACGATGAACCATTACATCTGCATCATATTATCCCAAGATGTAAGGGTGGAAAAGATGAGGCAAAAAACCTGGTCTGGCTACATCAATACTGCCATCATAAAGTACACTACCAGAAAGAGTGA
- the galE gene encoding UDP-glucose 4-epimerase GalE, protein MSPYQPTILVTGGAGYIGSHAALALKQAGYGVVVLDNLSYGHRELIEEVVKVELIVGDTSDRNLLDQLFVAHNIAAVMHFAAYIAVGESVKQPGDYYRNNVSSTLNLLEAMIAAGVNKFVFSSTCAVYGMPQEIPMTEQHPHNPLSPYAASKDMVERILADFDEAYGLKSVAFRYFNASGADPSGCLGEDHQPETHLIPLALLTALGKRENLYIFGTDYDTPDGTAVRDYIHVSDLADAHVLGLKYLLEGGESEVFNLGNGNGFSVREVIETAKQITELDIPVVEAQRRAGDAPILVGSSDKARRILGWNPQYPDLQRIIKDAWQWHQQRHR, encoded by the coding sequence GTGTCACCTTATCAACCTACTATTTTAGTAACAGGCGGTGCGGGTTATATTGGTTCTCACGCAGCCTTAGCTCTTAAACAAGCTGGTTATGGCGTAGTTGTCCTTGACAATTTATCTTATGGACATCGGGAATTAATTGAGGAGGTAGTTAAAGTTGAATTAATTGTAGGCGATACAAGCGATCGCAATTTACTAGATCAACTGTTTGTTGCTCATAATATTGCTGCCGTAATGCACTTTGCAGCCTATATTGCGGTAGGAGAATCAGTTAAACAACCAGGTGACTATTATCGTAATAATGTTTCTAGTACTCTCAATTTACTAGAGGCAATGATTGCAGCAGGAGTCAATAAGTTTGTTTTTTCTTCTACTTGTGCAGTATACGGGATGCCTCAAGAAATTCCGATGACAGAACAACATCCCCACAATCCTTTAAGTCCCTATGCTGCAAGTAAGGATATGGTAGAGCGCATCTTAGCCGATTTTGATGAGGCTTATGGTTTGAAGTCGGTAGCTTTTCGCTATTTTAATGCTTCAGGAGCAGATCCAAGTGGTTGTTTAGGTGAAGATCATCAACCTGAAACCCACTTGATTCCCTTAGCTTTATTAACTGCTTTAGGAAAAAGGGAAAATCTTTATATTTTTGGCACAGATTATGATACACCTGATGGCACAGCCGTAAGAGATTATATTCACGTTAGTGATTTAGCGGATGCTCATGTTTTGGGACTGAAATATTTACTAGAAGGAGGAGAAAGCGAAGTATTTAATTTGGGTAATGGCAATGGTTTTTCAGTTAGGGAAGTAATTGAAACTGCTAAACAAATTACAGAACTAGATATCCCTGTCGTAGAAGCACAACGGCGTGCTGGAGATGCACCAATTTTGGTGGGAAGTAGTGATAAAGCGAGGCGTATCCTCGGTTGGAATCCTCAATATCCAGATTTACAACGTATTATTAAAGATGCATGGCAATGGCATCAACAACGCCATCGATAA
- the sds gene encoding solanesyl diphosphate synthase, whose translation MISTTSLFTPVDPDLRILTDNLKKLIGARHPILGAAAEHLFSAGGKRVRPAVVLLVSRATMLEREITPRHRRLAEITEMIHTASLVHDDVVDEADLRRNVPTVNSLFDNRIAVLAGDFLFAQSSWYLANLDNLEVVKLLSEVIRDFAEGEILQGLSRYNSDLSIEQYLEKSYYKTASLIANSAKAAGLLSEVASEVADSLYDYGRYLGLAFQIVDDIFDFTGSTEVLGKPVGSDLASGHITAPVLYALEEKPYLETLIEREFSEEGDLEKALTIIKESKGIERARQLATAHAQMALQSITCLTPSPSAQALKDLTDYVLSRLY comes from the coding sequence ATGATATCAACAACTTCTTTATTTACTCCTGTTGATCCAGATCTTCGTATCTTGACAGATAACCTAAAAAAACTAATTGGTGCGCGTCACCCGATTTTGGGTGCAGCAGCAGAACATTTATTTTCCGCTGGAGGAAAACGAGTTAGACCAGCAGTTGTCTTGTTGGTTTCACGGGCAACCATGTTAGAACGAGAAATCACTCCTCGTCATCGTCGCCTAGCAGAAATCACGGAGATGATTCATACTGCTAGTTTGGTTCATGATGATGTAGTAGACGAAGCTGATTTGCGTCGTAATGTTCCTACAGTCAATAGTTTATTTGACAATCGAATTGCGGTTTTAGCTGGAGACTTTTTATTTGCTCAATCTTCTTGGTATTTAGCCAATCTTGATAATCTAGAAGTTGTCAAACTTCTCTCAGAAGTCATTAGAGATTTTGCCGAAGGAGAAATTTTACAGGGATTAAGTAGATACAATAGTGATTTATCAATAGAACAATACTTAGAAAAAAGTTATTATAAAACTGCTTCTTTAATTGCCAATAGTGCTAAAGCTGCTGGTTTGTTAAGTGAAGTTGCTTCTGAAGTAGCTGACTCTTTATACGATTATGGTCGTTATTTAGGTTTAGCCTTTCAAATAGTAGATGATATTTTCGATTTTACTGGTTCGACAGAAGTTTTAGGTAAACCAGTAGGTTCTGATTTAGCCAGTGGTCATATAACTGCTCCAGTTTTATATGCTCTTGAAGAAAAACCCTATCTAGAAACTTTAATTGAAAGAGAATTTAGTGAAGAAGGAGATTTAGAAAAAGCCTTAACTATTATTAAAGAAAGTAAAGGTATTGAACGTGCTAGACAATTAGCGACTGCTCATGCTCAGATGGCTTTGCAAAGTATAACTTGTCTAACTCCTTCGCCTTCTGCTCAAGCCTTGAAAGACCTTACCGATTATGTTCTTAGCCGTCTATACTAA
- the murI gene encoding glutamate racemase, with product MIESSGLRIGLFDSGVGGLTVLREIYRQMPQESILYFADTARLPYGNRSPEEILQFVRDILDWMSTQGVKMIIMACNTSSALALEIVREEYNIPILGLILPGARAAVQQGKNIGVIATLATAASNAYRQAIQEIDQTAQVWQVGCPEFVPLIEQNRIYSSYTRQVAQRYLQPLLHKQIDTLVYGCTHYRHLDGIIRSIIPSTINIVDPAEHIVIAAEKELALMGLKNNQLPLPTHFCVSGSPKQFAHLSRQWLGYYPKVDKVYLKESSLSPMTLKPLE from the coding sequence ATGATAGAATCTTCAGGTCTACGTATTGGTTTGTTTGATAGTGGTGTCGGTGGTTTAACGGTTTTAAGAGAAATTTATCGGCAAATGCCACAAGAATCAATTCTTTATTTTGCTGATACAGCTAGACTTCCTTACGGTAATCGCTCACCAGAAGAAATTTTACAATTTGTCCGAGACATTCTCGATTGGATGTCAACTCAGGGCGTAAAAATGATCATTATGGCTTGTAATACTAGTTCTGCTCTTGCCCTGGAAATAGTAAGAGAAGAATACAATATACCTATCTTAGGTTTGATTTTACCTGGAGCTAGGGCTGCCGTTCAACAAGGAAAAAATATTGGTGTCATTGCGACTCTTGCTACGGCTGCTAGTAACGCTTATCGTCAAGCTATTCAAGAAATCGACCAAACAGCACAGGTATGGCAAGTAGGATGTCCAGAATTTGTGCCTCTAATTGAACAAAACCGTATTTATTCTTCTTATACCAGACAAGTAGCTCAAAGATATTTACAGCCTTTGTTACATAAACAAATTGATACTTTAGTCTACGGTTGTACTCATTATCGACATTTAGATGGAATTATTCGTTCTATCATTCCTAGCACAATTAACATAGTCGATCCTGCCGAACATATTGTAATTGCTGCGGAAAAAGAACTAGCTTTAATGGGATTAAAAAATAATCAGTTGCCTTTACCTACCCATTTTTGTGTAAGTGGTTCTCCTAAGCAATTTGCCCATTTGTCTCGGCAGTGGTTGGGTTACTATCCTAAAGTAGATAAGGTGTATTTAAAAGAGTCATCTTTATCACCGATGACCCTTAAACCATTGGAATAG